The Deinococcus wulumuqiensis R12 genome has a window encoding:
- a CDS encoding sensor histidine kinase: MKLSLRARWALWAALATGLAAVLVSVGLFVAVSRLLAQAQDDRALAAARDAGERLETLIRQRRDDPLGLGAGHAGSPLPGPLDALSVLTGRVTVTAADLERVARQGGERGTELRLSVLGAGAQAGQWVSVQTGRFPGGVPAGLSPRSERLGDVLVVVRPLRGGGLLTVTQDIRALGAAREAFARALAWLLPAALLLSLGLGWWVAGRLLRPVGALEGAARAIGAGGDLRTPLPNAGEDDELARLALTLQQSFGRLADSREREQAFLRAAAHDLRSPLTALQARVDGTLARERDPERYRHDLRELGRDITRLSTLANHLLLLARDPSALASAPVPLRDLAAEAVDRARELDPHADVDLLPSAPLTVQGDRVLLGQAVWNLTVNAVRHAPGASVTVRVSGDGHRARVTVQDDGPGVSPEVLGKLGEAFYRPSESRSADPGGVAGHGLGLALARRAAELHGGELTLRSAPGAGFCAELSLPSSPAASSP; encoded by the coding sequence ATGAAACTGTCGCTGCGCGCGCGCTGGGCGCTGTGGGCGGCGCTGGCGACCGGGCTGGCCGCCGTGCTGGTGTCGGTGGGCCTGTTCGTGGCGGTCAGCCGCCTGCTGGCCCAGGCACAGGACGACCGGGCACTGGCGGCGGCGCGGGACGCGGGCGAGCGCTTGGAAACCCTGATCCGGCAGCGGCGCGACGACCCGCTGGGCCTGGGCGCGGGCCACGCCGGGTCCCCCCTGCCCGGCCCGCTGGACGCGCTGAGCGTACTGACCGGAAGGGTCACGGTGACGGCGGCGGACCTGGAACGGGTGGCGAGGCAGGGCGGCGAGCGGGGCACGGAGCTGCGCCTCTCGGTGTTGGGGGCAGGAGCGCAGGCGGGGCAGTGGGTCAGCGTTCAGACGGGCCGCTTTCCGGGGGGCGTTCCGGCGGGGCTGTCCCCGAGAAGCGAGCGGCTGGGCGACGTGCTGGTGGTGGTGCGTCCCCTGCGCGGCGGGGGCCTGCTCACCGTGACGCAGGACATCCGGGCACTGGGCGCGGCGCGGGAAGCGTTCGCGCGGGCGCTGGCGTGGCTGCTGCCCGCCGCCCTGCTGCTGTCGCTGGGACTGGGATGGTGGGTGGCCGGGCGGCTGCTGCGTCCGGTGGGGGCGCTTGAGGGCGCGGCGCGGGCCATCGGCGCGGGGGGGGACCTGCGCACGCCGCTGCCGAACGCGGGCGAGGACGACGAACTGGCGCGGCTGGCGCTGACCCTCCAGCAAAGTTTCGGTCGGCTGGCCGACTCGCGTGAGCGTGAACAGGCCTTCCTGCGGGCCGCCGCCCACGACCTGCGCAGCCCCCTCACGGCGCTTCAGGCGCGGGTGGACGGCACGCTGGCGCGGGAGCGCGACCCCGAACGCTACCGCCACGACCTGCGCGAACTCGGGCGCGACATCACCCGGCTCTCCACCCTCGCCAACCACCTGCTGCTGCTCGCCCGTGACCCCTCGGCGCTGGCCTCGGCGCCGGTGCCGCTGCGCGACCTCGCGGCGGAGGCGGTGGACCGCGCCCGCGAACTCGACCCCCACGCCGACGTGGACCTGCTGCCCTCTGCGCCGCTGACCGTACAGGGGGACCGCGTGCTGCTGGGGCAGGCGGTCTGGAACCTGACGGTCAACGCGGTCCGGCACGCGCCGGGGGCCAGCGTGACGGTGCGCGTTTCAGGCGACGGCCACCGGGCGCGGGTCACCGTGCAGGACGACGGCCCCGGCGTGTCCCCCGAGGTGCTGGGCAAGCTGGGGGAGGCCTTTTACCGCCCCAGCGAAAGCCGCAGCGCGGACCCCGGCGGCGTGGCCGGGCACGGCCTGGGGCTGGCCCTGGCGCGGCGGGCCGCCGAGCTGCACGGCGGCGAGCTGACGCTGCGCAGTGCGCCGGGCGCGGGGTTTTGCGCCGAACTTTCTCTGCCCTCTTCTCCCGCAGCCTCTTCCCCTTAG
- a CDS encoding response regulator transcription factor: MRLLLVEDDPRIAEPTAAALREAGYAVSWASTGDEGLEAAMLGEFPLIVLDVMLPGLDGFSVARRLREAEVDSPILFLTARGEVEDRVQGLDLGGDAYLVKPFAVPELLAQLRALTRRERGQSTPRATFAGGRGGLDTVARTVTWDGQEVAVTGREYELLSTLALAPERWLTREELLDRVWGPEFGGEARIVDVYVRYLRRKLAPEAISSERGRGYRTEK; this comes from the coding sequence ATGCGCCTGCTGCTTGTGGAGGACGACCCCCGAATCGCCGAGCCGACCGCCGCCGCCCTGCGTGAGGCGGGCTACGCGGTGAGCTGGGCCAGCACCGGAGACGAGGGGCTGGAAGCGGCGATGCTGGGCGAGTTTCCGCTTATCGTGCTCGACGTGATGCTGCCGGGACTGGACGGCTTTTCGGTGGCGCGGCGGCTGCGTGAGGCGGAGGTGGACTCGCCCATCCTGTTCCTGACGGCGCGGGGTGAAGTGGAAGACCGGGTGCAGGGGCTGGACCTCGGGGGAGACGCCTACCTCGTCAAGCCGTTTGCCGTGCCCGAACTGCTGGCCCAGTTGCGGGCGCTGACCCGGCGCGAGCGCGGGCAGAGTACGCCGCGTGCCACGTTTGCGGGCGGGCGCGGCGGGCTGGACACGGTGGCCCGTACGGTGACCTGGGACGGGCAGGAAGTGGCGGTCACCGGGCGCGAGTACGAACTGCTCAGCACGCTGGCGCTGGCGCCCGAGCGCTGGCTGACCCGCGAGGAACTGCTCGACCGGGTCTGGGGGCCGGAGTTCGGCGGCGAAGCCCGCATCGTGGACGTGTACGTGCGTTACCTGCGGCGCAAACTGGCCCCCGAAGCCATCAGCAGCGAGCGGGGCCGGGGCTACCGGACCGAGAAATGA
- a CDS encoding CinA family nicotinamide mononucleotide deamidase-related protein, protein MLLAEIISVGTELLFGEIVDSNAAFLARELGERGVTLHRKTVLGDNLNRVSEGVALALSRADLVIVGGGLGPTDDDLTREAIAAVMNETPAEDPELLAWLRGLYAARGREMPEGNRKQAWLIPSAEALPNPVGTAPGWFVRHGEKVIVALPGPPREMQKMWREQVLPRLPLPQRALVHTTVHTQGLGESNVAQLLGELTRQANPSVATYFRKTGIDVRVAASADTDAEARALLAPVLDDVRGRLARWTWGEGDATLAGVVGERLAGRTLGVIEAGSGGALSLLLADEPGLSGTMPHDAAVTQDHRRLITLGLTPVTLKEQGLVSEQAARELAAGAREHLASDVGLSVVVAASGEEAGLAYAALDTGTAQYTASVNWPGDPAQVRERAAVTALGLAFRALANPAQGGEG, encoded by the coding sequence ATGCTGCTAGCAGAAATTATCAGTGTGGGCACGGAACTGCTGTTCGGAGAAATCGTGGACAGCAATGCCGCTTTTCTGGCCCGCGAACTGGGCGAACGGGGGGTGACGCTTCACCGCAAGACGGTGCTGGGCGACAACCTGAACCGGGTGTCGGAAGGCGTGGCGCTGGCGCTGTCCCGCGCCGACCTGGTCATCGTGGGCGGGGGCCTGGGTCCCACCGACGACGACCTGACGCGTGAAGCGATCGCGGCGGTCATGAACGAGACGCCCGCCGAGGACCCCGAGCTGCTCGCGTGGCTGCGCGGCCTGTACGCGGCGCGGGGCCGGGAGATGCCGGAAGGCAACCGCAAGCAGGCGTGGCTGATTCCAAGTGCCGAGGCGCTGCCCAACCCCGTTGGCACGGCGCCGGGCTGGTTCGTGCGTCACGGCGAAAAGGTCATCGTGGCGCTGCCCGGCCCGCCCCGCGAGATGCAGAAGATGTGGCGCGAGCAGGTGCTCCCGCGTCTGCCGCTGCCCCAGCGGGCGCTGGTCCACACCACCGTTCACACCCAGGGCCTGGGAGAGAGCAACGTGGCCCAGCTCCTGGGCGAACTCACGCGGCAGGCCAACCCCAGCGTGGCGACGTATTTCCGCAAGACCGGCATAGACGTACGCGTGGCCGCCAGCGCCGACACCGACGCCGAGGCCCGTGCCCTGCTCGCCCCGGTGCTGGACGACGTGCGCGGCAGGCTCGCCCGCTGGACCTGGGGCGAGGGCGACGCGACCCTGGCGGGCGTGGTGGGCGAGCGCCTCGCCGGGCGCACTCTGGGCGTCATCGAGGCCGGGAGTGGGGGCGCCCTGTCGCTGCTGCTGGCCGACGAGCCGGGCCTGTCCGGGACCATGCCGCACGACGCCGCCGTGACCCAGGACCACCGCCGCCTGATTACGCTGGGCCTGACGCCTGTGACCCTCAAGGAGCAGGGGCTGGTCAGCGAGCAGGCCGCCCGCGAACTCGCTGCCGGAGCGCGCGAACACCTCGCCTCCGACGTGGGGCTGAGCGTGGTGGTGGCCGCATCGGGCGAGGAGGCGGGGCTGGCCTACGCCGCGCTCGACACCGGCACGGCGCAGTACACCGCGTCGGTCAACTGGCCCGGCGACCCCGCACAGGTGCGCGAGCGGGCCGCCGTCACCGCGCTGGGGCTGGCGTTCCGGGCGCTGGCGAATCCGGCCCAGGGGGGTGAGGGATGA
- a CDS encoding NADH:flavin oxidoreductase/NADH oxidase family protein yields the protein MTAPTEPLTLPCGVTVKNRLLKGAMSEALGTHDHAPRPELPALYARWAGGGTGILLTGNVMVDARALGEPGNVVLEDERHLAEFHAWAVQGSRGGAALWMQLNHPGKQAPRGLNAGGTVAPSAVPYPGGMARAFETPRALTVPEIHDLTARFARSARLAQRAGFGGVQLHAAHGYLLSQFLSPRHNVRTDEYGGSLDNRMRFLLETFDAVRAAVGPRFPVSVKLNSSDFVRGGFSEEDSLAVVAALGERGCDLIEISGGTYEKPMMMLGQGERGGFFADFAGRARAAAGVPLCVTGGFRDAATIRQVLAEGSADVVGLARPLVTDPDFSARVLRGEDVSSEVRPLKTGIGLLDGSGYLEIAWYEDAMRRLAGGQQVRAGEAPLLALARIAAETGLGAVLRRRRA from the coding sequence ATGACCGCCCCCACCGAACCCCTGACCCTGCCCTGCGGCGTGACCGTGAAAAACCGCCTGCTCAAAGGCGCCATGAGCGAGGCGCTGGGCACCCATGACCACGCCCCCCGGCCCGAGTTGCCCGCGCTGTATGCCCGCTGGGCCGGGGGCGGCACCGGTATCCTGCTCACCGGGAACGTGATGGTGGACGCCCGCGCCCTGGGTGAACCGGGCAACGTGGTGCTGGAGGACGAGCGGCACCTGGCCGAGTTCCACGCCTGGGCGGTGCAGGGCAGTCGGGGGGGCGCGGCGCTGTGGATGCAGCTCAACCACCCCGGCAAGCAGGCCCCGCGTGGACTCAATGCGGGCGGCACCGTCGCCCCCAGCGCCGTGCCCTACCCCGGAGGCATGGCCCGCGCCTTCGAAACCCCGCGTGCGTTGACGGTGCCCGAGATTCACGACCTGACCGCCCGCTTCGCCCGCTCGGCGCGGCTGGCGCAGCGGGCCGGCTTCGGCGGGGTGCAACTGCACGCGGCGCACGGCTACCTCTTGTCCCAGTTTCTCTCGCCCCGGCACAACGTGCGCACCGACGAGTACGGCGGCAGCCTGGACAACCGGATGCGCTTTCTGCTCGAAACCTTCGACGCGGTGCGCGCAGCGGTGGGGCCGCGCTTCCCGGTCAGCGTGAAGCTCAATTCTTCCGACTTCGTGCGCGGCGGCTTTTCGGAGGAGGACAGCCTGGCGGTGGTGGCGGCGCTGGGCGAGCGCGGCTGCGACCTGATCGAGATTTCGGGCGGCACCTACGAAAAACCGATGATGATGCTGGGGCAGGGCGAACGCGGCGGCTTTTTTGCCGATTTCGCGGGCCGGGCACGGGCGGCGGCGGGCGTGCCGCTGTGCGTGACCGGGGGCTTTCGCGACGCCGCCACCATCCGGCAAGTGCTGGCAGAGGGCAGTGCCGACGTGGTGGGGCTGGCCCGCCCGCTGGTCACCGACCCCGACTTCAGCGCCCGCGTGCTGCGCGGCGAGGACGTGAGCAGCGAGGTGCGCCCCCTGAAAACCGGCATCGGCCTGCTGGACGGCAGCGGTTACCTGGAAATCGCCTGGTACGAGGACGCCATGCGCCGTCTGGCAGGCGGGCAGCAGGTGCGGGCAGGCGAGGCCCCGCTGCTGGCGCTGGCCCGCATCGCCGCCGAAACCGGGCTGGGCGCGGTGCTCAGGCGGCGGCGGGCGTAG
- the thpR gene encoding RNA 2',3'-cyclic phosphodiesterase, which yields MKKAESRGPRAEGQKAQAGARSARPPASGKQTNREEPHQPSTYRLFYALRVPAEIAAPLAQAQARLRGNWRAVRPDQMHVTLSYLPAVPPERVEDLKRLGTRLAQDVPPLDVRLRGTGYFPNEGSPRVWFVKTEAEGLTELAEGLRAGIRDLGVETDDLAFKAHITLARKKGPAPRLPPLIFDQGWTAPGLTLYRSILRKTGPIYEVQSTFRFRGPASGDLFESAPPAAPSAPQEQP from the coding sequence ATGAAGAAGGCAGAGAGCAGAGGGCCGAGGGCCGAGGGGCAGAAGGCGCAGGCCGGGGCACGTTCCGCGCGGCCTCCGGCGTCTGGAAAACAGACGAACCGGGAGGAGCCGCACCAGCCTTCCACCTACCGCCTGTTTTACGCCCTGCGCGTGCCTGCCGAGATTGCCGCGCCGCTGGCGCAGGCGCAGGCCAGGCTGCGCGGCAACTGGCGGGCGGTGCGGCCCGACCAGATGCACGTCACCCTCTCGTACCTGCCCGCCGTGCCGCCGGAACGCGTGGAAGACCTCAAGCGACTCGGCACCCGGCTGGCGCAGGACGTGCCGCCGCTGGACGTGCGGCTGCGCGGCACCGGGTACTTCCCCAACGAAGGCAGCCCCCGCGTCTGGTTCGTCAAGACCGAAGCCGAGGGCCTGACCGAACTGGCCGAAGGGCTGCGGGCCGGGATTCGTGACCTCGGCGTCGAGACCGACGACCTCGCGTTCAAGGCGCATATCACCCTCGCCCGCAAGAAGGGACCGGCGCCGCGCCTTCCTCCCCTCATCTTCGACCAGGGTTGGACGGCCCCAGGACTGACGCTCTACCGCTCCATCCTGCGTAAGACCGGCCCGATCTACGAAGTCCAGAGCACCTTCCGTTTCCGGGGACCCGCTTCCGGGGACCTTTTTGAATCCGCCCCCCCCGCCGCGCCGAGTGCGCCACAGGAGCAACCATGA
- a CDS encoding DNA polymerase III subunit delta' — protein sequence MSAPAPTPPVPALAAAALHGPLLEQTGSFGGNALLLSGPARVGKLDLAYAIAAQHNCSGARGMYGEACGQCPSCRALLAGAHPDVLRLEPRATTSTGKAARRRIIPIGAILQSRDSGREYETHVYEFLELRPTFLRRVVIVAGAEFLNPQAANALLKLVEEPPHRALFLFLAEDLRSVLPTIVSRSARLSVTPASDSAMSRALLQSGQEADDDLLAFAAGRARVLSETEAVRGALADARTLTDALREGLLTALDAAATLEKAWDPAWHPEALRFVWRGRPPEQRARADLALGELETALEAYANPALSFQVFALALREAFGESR from the coding sequence ATGAGCGCGCCCGCCCCCACGCCCCCCGTGCCCGCGCTGGCGGCGGCGGCGCTGCACGGCCCCCTGCTCGAACAGACCGGCAGTTTTGGCGGCAACGCGCTGCTGCTTTCCGGCCCGGCGCGGGTGGGCAAGCTCGACCTCGCCTACGCGATTGCCGCGCAGCACAATTGCAGCGGGGCACGCGGCATGTACGGCGAAGCGTGCGGGCAGTGCCCGTCGTGCCGCGCCCTGCTCGCCGGGGCACACCCGGACGTGCTGCGGCTCGAACCCCGCGCGACCACCAGCACCGGCAAGGCGGCCCGCAGGCGCATCATCCCCATCGGCGCGATTTTGCAGAGCCGTGACAGCGGGCGCGAGTACGAAACGCACGTCTACGAGTTTCTCGAACTTCGCCCCACCTTCCTTCGCCGGGTGGTCATCGTGGCGGGGGCCGAGTTCCTCAACCCGCAGGCGGCGAACGCGCTGCTCAAACTGGTGGAGGAGCCGCCGCACCGCGCCCTGTTTCTGTTTCTGGCCGAGGACCTGCGCTCGGTGCTGCCCACGATCGTCAGCCGCAGCGCCCGCCTGAGCGTGACCCCGGCCAGCGACAGCGCCATGTCCCGCGCCCTGCTTCAGTCGGGGCAGGAGGCCGACGACGACCTGCTCGCCTTCGCCGCCGGACGCGCCCGCGTGCTCAGCGAGACGGAAGCGGTCCGGGGCGCACTCGCCGACGCCCGCACGCTGACGGACGCGCTGAGAGAGGGTCTGCTGACCGCCCTGGACGCCGCCGCCACGCTGGAAAAAGCCTGGGACCCGGCCTGGCACCCCGAAGCGCTGCGCTTCGTCTGGCGCGGACGCCCGCCCGAGCAGCGTGCCCGCGCCGACCTCGCGCTGGGCGAACTCGAAACGGCCCTGGAAGCCTACGCCAACCCCGCGCTGAGTTTTCAGGTCTTCGCGCTGGCGCTGCGTGAAGCGTTCGGGGAAAGCCGCTGA
- a CDS encoding NTP transferase domain-containing protein, whose translation MSLPRPDHPRWNAVVLGGGDPGDAFAAAHGAAVKALIELSGEPLALHVLRALRESGRVDRVAYVGPTTPEMNSLIDERVTDAGSLLANLEAGVRALPGGEQAARVLVVTADIPLVTPEQLRDVLDQAAHESPNAALVYPVVRREACDAAFPGVKRTYVRVRDGTFTGGNLFLLDPRLIGQFLPRLREVLAARKAPLKLAGLIGPSVLLRLVTGRLDVATLERKVSELLGVQARALITPHAAIGTDIDKDSDLELARRAVLTRPG comes from the coding sequence ATGTCCCTGCCCCGTCCGGATCACCCCCGCTGGAACGCCGTCGTGCTGGGGGGCGGCGACCCCGGTGACGCTTTTGCCGCCGCGCACGGGGCAGCGGTCAAGGCGCTGATCGAGCTTTCCGGCGAGCCGCTGGCGCTGCATGTGCTGCGTGCCCTGCGGGAAAGTGGCCGGGTGGACCGGGTGGCCTACGTCGGCCCGACCACGCCCGAGATGAACAGCCTCATCGACGAGCGCGTGACCGACGCGGGCAGTCTGCTCGCCAATCTGGAGGCCGGGGTGCGGGCGCTGCCGGGCGGCGAGCAGGCCGCGCGGGTGCTGGTCGTGACCGCCGACATTCCGCTGGTCACGCCGGAGCAGCTGCGCGACGTTCTGGACCAGGCGGCCCACGAGTCGCCGAACGCCGCGCTGGTCTACCCGGTGGTCCGGCGTGAGGCGTGCGACGCGGCCTTTCCGGGCGTGAAGCGCACCTACGTGCGGGTCCGCGACGGCACGTTTACCGGCGGCAACCTGTTTTTGCTCGACCCCCGCCTCATCGGTCAGTTTCTGCCCCGGCTGCGCGAGGTCCTGGCCGCCCGCAAGGCCCCGCTGAAACTCGCGGGCCTGATCGGGCCGTCGGTGCTGCTGCGGCTCGTGACCGGGCGGCTGGACGTGGCGACCCTGGAGCGCAAGGTGAGCGAGCTGCTGGGCGTGCAGGCGCGGGCGCTGATTACCCCGCACGCGGCCATCGGCACCGACATCGACAAGGACAGTGACCTGGAGCTGGCGCGGCGGGCGGTCCTGACGCGCCCCGGCTAA
- a CDS encoding metallophosphoesterase family protein — protein sequence MARVRLLLLSDIHANLTALQAVLEDAEQRRYDQIIHLGDALGYGPHPHDVLEVLRDLDAKCIVGNHDQMLLEYADGQRVYKESTVASVLKWQLGRLTERDLRWVRTWRDGIDDPDVGARYRHGTPTSLDDYMDSVPAARDAFAQWQGMLAFVGHTHVPAVYATLNAPVGDWIKGHALSDTTTYMVPPRARVILNPGSVGQPRDHDPRASYAVFDTSRSVFEVFRVPYDVTRTQSAIREAGLPEVLAARLSVGK from the coding sequence ATGGCGCGCGTGCGGCTGCTGCTGCTTTCCGACATCCACGCCAACCTGACGGCTCTCCAAGCGGTACTGGAGGACGCCGAACAACGTCGTTACGATCAGATCATTCACCTCGGCGACGCCCTGGGCTACGGCCCGCACCCCCACGACGTGCTTGAAGTGCTGCGCGACCTCGACGCCAAATGCATCGTCGGCAACCACGACCAGATGCTGCTCGAATACGCCGACGGGCAGCGGGTCTACAAGGAAAGCACGGTGGCCTCGGTCCTGAAGTGGCAACTCGGGCGACTGACCGAGCGCGACCTGCGCTGGGTGCGCACCTGGCGCGACGGCATCGACGACCCCGACGTGGGCGCCCGCTACCGCCACGGCACGCCGACCAGCCTCGACGACTACATGGACTCGGTGCCCGCCGCCCGCGACGCCTTCGCGCAGTGGCAGGGAATGCTGGCCTTCGTGGGCCACACCCACGTTCCGGCGGTGTACGCCACCCTCAATGCCCCGGTGGGCGACTGGATCAAGGGCCACGCCCTGAGCGACACCACCACCTACATGGTGCCGCCCCGCGCCCGCGTGATTCTCAACCCCGGCAGCGTGGGGCAGCCGCGTGACCACGACCCCCGCGCCAGCTACGCGGTGTTCGACACGTCGCGCTCGGTCTTCGAGGTGTTCCGGGTGCCCTACGACGTGACGCGCACCCAGAGCGCCATCCGTGAGGCCGGGCTGCCCGAGGTGCTGGCGGCGCGGCTGTCCGTCGGCAAATGA
- a CDS encoding ferredoxin, translated as MPHVIASPCIGVKDQACTEVCPVECIYDGGEQFFIHPDECIDCGACVPACPVSAIFPEEDVPEGEQEFIVKNRVHFGL; from the coding sequence ATGCCCCATGTGATCGCCAGCCCCTGCATCGGTGTGAAGGACCAGGCCTGCACCGAAGTCTGCCCCGTGGAATGCATCTACGACGGCGGCGAGCAGTTTTTCATCCACCCCGACGAGTGCATCGACTGCGGCGCCTGCGTGCCCGCCTGCCCGGTGAGCGCCATCTTCCCCGAGGAAGACGTGCCCGAGGGCGAGCAGGAATTCATCGTCAAGAACCGCGTCCACTTCGGGCTGTAA
- the recA gene encoding recombinase RecA, giving the protein MSKDNPKEITAAPTDAKERLKAIETAMSQIEKAFGKGSIMKLGAESKLDVQVVSTGSLSLDLALGVGGIPRGRVTEIYGPESGGKTTLALAIVAQAQKAGGTCAFIDAEHALDPVYARALGVNTDELLVSQPDNGEQALEIMELLVRSGAIDVVVIDSVAALTPRAEIEGDMGDSLPGLQARLMSQALRKLTAILSKTGTAAIFINQVREKIGVMYGNPETTTGGRALKFYASVRLDVRKIGQPTKVGNDAVANTVKIKTVKNKVAAPFKEVELALVYGKGFDQLSDLVGLAADMDIIKKAGSFYSYGDERIGQGKEKTIAYIAERPEMEQEIRDRVMAAIRNGNTGEAPALAPSPAAPEAAEA; this is encoded by the coding sequence ATGAGCAAGGACAACCCGAAGGAAATCACCGCCGCCCCCACCGACGCCAAGGAGCGCCTCAAGGCCATCGAAACGGCCATGAGCCAGATCGAGAAGGCCTTCGGCAAAGGCTCGATCATGAAGCTGGGTGCCGAGAGCAAGCTCGACGTGCAGGTGGTCAGCACCGGCAGCCTCAGCCTCGACCTCGCACTGGGCGTCGGCGGCATTCCGCGCGGCCGCGTCACCGAGATCTACGGCCCCGAGTCGGGCGGCAAGACCACCCTGGCGCTCGCCATCGTCGCGCAGGCCCAGAAGGCGGGCGGCACCTGCGCCTTTATCGACGCCGAGCACGCCCTCGACCCGGTGTATGCCCGCGCGCTGGGGGTCAACACCGACGAACTGCTTGTCTCGCAGCCCGACAACGGCGAGCAGGCGCTCGAAATCATGGAACTGCTGGTGCGCTCGGGCGCGATTGACGTGGTCGTGATCGACTCGGTGGCCGCGCTGACCCCGCGCGCCGAAATCGAGGGCGACATGGGCGACTCGCTGCCCGGCCTCCAGGCCCGGTTGATGTCGCAGGCGCTGCGCAAGCTGACGGCGATTCTCTCCAAGACCGGCACCGCCGCCATCTTCATCAACCAGGTTCGCGAGAAAATCGGCGTGATGTACGGCAACCCCGAAACCACCACCGGGGGCCGGGCGCTGAAGTTCTACGCCAGCGTGCGCCTCGACGTGCGTAAGATCGGCCAGCCCACCAAGGTCGGCAACGACGCGGTCGCCAACACCGTCAAGATCAAGACCGTGAAGAACAAAGTCGCCGCCCCCTTCAAGGAAGTCGAACTCGCGCTGGTCTACGGCAAGGGCTTCGACCAGCTCAGCGACCTCGTGGGTCTGGCCGCCGACATGGACATCATCAAGAAGGCCGGCAGCTTCTACTCCTACGGCGACGAGCGCATCGGCCAGGGCAAGGAAAAGACCATCGCCTACATCGCCGAGCGCCCCGAGATGGAGCAGGAAATCCGCGACCGCGTGATGGCCGCCATCCGCAACGGCAACACCGGCGAAGCGCCGGCCCTGGCCCCGTCACCTGCCGCGCCCGAAGCCGCCGAAGCGTAA
- a CDS encoding DsbA family oxidoreductase: MTDLYFDFLCPYAWRGVEMAHALRGCGETFRLRHFSLVQGNHPDNNAPDTKGSGEVRWWLTDQPLGAEGGKGSMKYQRPSLSAFLAARAAYRQGEEKSWAFTLALFRLHHEDGRELDETAFQDAAEHAGLDLAGWQKDRQDEAALRRELREDLEASAALGVFGTPTFVLGSGDAAYFKFEKLTRDPHEAQNLWSLFTGTLHSEAQVATVRRPVPRKG, encoded by the coding sequence ATGACCGACCTCTACTTCGATTTCCTGTGCCCCTACGCCTGGCGCGGTGTCGAGATGGCGCACGCCCTGCGTGGGTGCGGCGAGACGTTTCGCCTGCGTCACTTCTCGCTGGTCCAGGGCAACCACCCGGACAACAACGCCCCGGACACGAAAGGGAGCGGCGAGGTGCGGTGGTGGCTGACCGACCAGCCGCTGGGCGCCGAGGGGGGCAAAGGCTCCATGAAGTACCAGCGCCCCAGCCTGAGCGCGTTTCTGGCCGCCCGCGCCGCGTACCGTCAGGGCGAGGAAAAAAGCTGGGCCTTTACCCTCGCCCTGTTCCGCCTGCACCACGAGGACGGTCGCGAACTGGACGAAACTGCCTTTCAGGACGCCGCCGAGCACGCGGGGCTGGACCTCGCCGGGTGGCAGAAGGACCGCCAGGACGAAGCGGCCCTGCGCCGCGAACTGCGTGAGGATCTGGAAGCGTCGGCGGCGCTCGGCGTGTTCGGCACCCCGACCTTCGTGCTCGGCAGTGGGGACGCGGCCTATTTCAAATTCGAGAAGCTGACCCGTGACCCGCACGAGGCGCAGAACCTCTGGAGCCTGTTCACCGGCACGCTGCACAGTGAGGCGCAGGTGGCGACGGTTCGCCGTCCGGTGCCCAGAAAGGGTTGA